In one window of Rhinoderma darwinii isolate aRhiDar2 chromosome 7, aRhiDar2.hap1, whole genome shotgun sequence DNA:
- the LOC142656842 gene encoding histone H1.10-like, with protein sequence MSLELEENVPTTEEEDEGEEDPPTEKRSSRRNKGAAASSGAKQQKGKKKNQPGRYSQLVVDTIRSLGERNGSSLAKIYGEAKKVSWFDQQNGRTYLKYSIKALVQNDTLLQVKGIGANGSFRLNKKKLEGGGTPEKKATPAPKPAAKRTTSASSTPKKSHKKAKPKAKPKKEKPKKSSSPKAAPKSSKKRASSGGSRKVKKTAKPSVPKVPKSKKA encoded by the coding sequence ATGTCTCTAGAGCTGGAGGAGAATGTCCCCACCACTGAGGAGGAAGATGAAGGGGAAGAAGACCCCCCCACGGAGAAGAGAAGCTCCAGGAGGAACAAGGGGGCAGCTGCATCGTCAGGGGCCAAGCAGCAGAAGGGCAAGAAGAAGAACCAGCCGGGCAGGTACAGCCAACTGGTAGTGGACACCATCCGCTCACTGGGCGAGAGGAACGGCTCATCCCTGGCCAAGATCTACGGAGAAGCCAAGAAGGTGTCGTGGTTTGACCAGCAGAATGGTCGCACCTACCTGAAATACTCCATCAAGGCGCTGGTGCAGAACGACACCCTCCTGCAGGTCAAGGGCATCGGTGCCAACGGCTCCTTCCGCCTGAATAAGAAGAAGCTGGAAGGAGGGGGGACCCCTGAGAAGAAAGCCACCCCTGCCCCCAAACCTGCTGCCAAGAGGACTACAAGTGCCAGCAGCACCCCGAAGAAGAGCCACAAGAAAGCCAAGCCGAAGGCTAAACCCAAGAAGGAGAAGCCCAAAAAGAGCAGCAGCCCCAAAGCCGCCCCCAAGAGCAGCAAGAAAAGGGCATCGAGTGGAGGGAGCAGGAAGGTGAAGAAGACTGCCAAGCCCAGCGTGCCCAAGGTGCCCAAATCCAAGAAGGCGTGA
- the RAB7A gene encoding ras-related protein Rab-7a yields MTSRKKVLLKVIILGDSGVGKTSLMNQYVNKKFTNQYKATIGADFLTKEVMVDDRLVTMQIWDTAGQERFQSLGVAFYRGADCCVLVFDVTAPNTFKTLDSWRDEFLIQASPRDPENFPFVVLGNKIDLENRQVTTKRAQVWCHSKNNIPYFETSAKEAINVEQAFQTIARNALKQETEVELYNEFPEPIKLDKNDRARASPESCSC; encoded by the exons ATGACGTCCAGGAAGAAAGTGCTCCTGAAGGTCATCATCCTGGGAGATTCTGG GGTTGGGAAGACTTCGCTCATGAACCAGTATGTTAATAAGAAGTTCACTAATCAGTACAAGGCCACAATCGGGGCGGACTTTCTGACCAAGGAGGTGATGGTGGATGACCGGTTGGTCACAATGCAG ATTTGGGACACAGCAGGACAGGAGCGCTTCCAGTCTCTCGGCGTGGCCTTCTATCGAGGAGCCGACTGCTGCGTCCTGGTCTTCGATGTGACCGCGCCGAACACTTTTAAAACTCTGGACAGTTGGAGGGATGAATTCCTGATCCAGGCCAGTCCTCGAGATCCTGAAAACTTTCCATTTGTCGTCCTGGGAAACAAGATAGACCTTGAAAACAGACAA GTCACCACAAAGCGGGCACAAGTGTGGTGTCATAGCAAAAATAACATCCCTTACTTTGAAACCAGTGCTAAGGAGGCTATAAACGTGGAGCAGGCTTTTCAGACAATTGCACGGAACGCACTTAAACAG GAAACAGAGGTCGAGCTGTACAACGAATTCCCAGAACCCATTAAGCTGGACAAGAACGATCGGGCAAGGGCGTCTCCGGAGAGCTGCAGCTGCTGA